The proteins below are encoded in one region of bacterium:
- a CDS encoding SUMF1/EgtB/PvdO family nonheme iron enzyme produces the protein DFKRKKCVLFADEEELKEAGKIDKKEKKAVLLIKTNVPMQLVPEGEFIMGSGVGEGFFDEMPQRKINLKAFLIDRYEVTNEEFRKSGMKPRRNFGQQFSYPKQPVTGMSWVQAKKYCEMVGKRLPTEAEWEKAARGTDGRRYPWGNEWPDCTKAVFNGNPGIGCGKGRGPWPVGSKPAGASPYGVMDMVGNVSEFVADVYSPGYYQVSPARDPVNEGKKDVKVMRGGQWSSPRYGLRVAQRFPVETDGGFPHVGFRCAQDAKNQKVGN, from the coding sequence TAGATTTCAAGAGAAAAAAATGTGTTTTGTTTGCCGATGAAGAAGAATTGAAAGAGGCCGGGAAGATTGACAAAAAGGAAAAGAAAGCGGTTCTTCTCATAAAAACGAATGTGCCGATGCAGTTGGTCCCCGAGGGAGAGTTCATCATGGGTTCGGGTGTCGGCGAAGGTTTTTTCGACGAGATGCCGCAGAGAAAAATAAATCTGAAGGCCTTTCTTATCGATCGTTATGAAGTGACCAATGAGGAGTTTCGGAAATCGGGCATGAAGCCGCGCCGGAATTTCGGACAACAGTTTTCCTATCCCAAACAGCCTGTCACGGGGATGTCCTGGGTTCAGGCCAAGAAGTACTGCGAGATGGTCGGGAAGCGGCTGCCGACGGAGGCCGAGTGGGAAAAAGCCGCCAGGGGAACGGACGGACGGCGCTATCCTTGGGGAAATGAATGGCCGGACTGCACCAAGGCCGTGTTCAACGGCAATCCAGGGATTGGATGCGGAAAGGGCAGGGGGCCCTGGCCCGTGGGCTCGAAGCCCGCGGGAGCAAGCCCCTACGGGGTCATGGATATGGTTGGGAACGTGAGCGAATTCGTGGCAGATGTCTATAGCCCCGGCTATTATCAGGTGTCCCCAGCCCGGGATCCGGTGAACGAGGGGAAAAAGGACGTGAAGGTGATGCGGGGCGGGCAATGGTCGAGCCCGCGTTACGGGTTGCGGGTTGCGCAACGTTTTCCGGTCGAGACAGATGGAGGGTTTCCTCATGTCGGGTTCAGGTGTGCCCAGGATGCGAAAAACCAGAAAGTGGGCAACTAA
- a CDS encoding putative sugar O-methyltransferase — translation MRKTRKWATKITRLLSVISEFAGNDGVTWAMLEKGMEPQARPLSNRPEIIARVVAAYKKAKSHQETVSEAYKGGGEWENIEKSRTVLLECVNGNNNAGLEDLLSNLFRNMLSRGMFPSYENFSKRNKFQKMVFLNEFSHDLETWRQLLGEKEARIEDVVYPDIGNPWGVKFGEGLIPYGVFRHHYYSKLFSELLGDIARPVVAEIGCGYGAFARYLLKEKKELAYIGFDLPEIVLVLSYFLLNCFPDKKFILFGEKEGENISMTDIEKNDLILMPISALPSLAGNSVDLFLNTRSFSEMDYVQVETYLNEISRVCRGYFFHENSASPISKGEHFEVVASEFPVDMKTFKLLYHSISPWVVGGGRYQEFLYGSRREDG, via the coding sequence ATGCGAAAAACCAGAAAGTGGGCAACTAAGATTACCCGCTTGTTGTCCGTGATTTCAGAATTCGCGGGGAACGATGGGGTGACATGGGCGATGTTGGAGAAAGGGATGGAACCACAGGCGCGCCCTTTGAGTAACCGGCCCGAAATCATTGCGCGCGTGGTCGCCGCTTACAAAAAAGCCAAAAGTCACCAGGAAACGGTATCTGAAGCATATAAAGGAGGAGGTGAGTGGGAAAATATCGAGAAATCCCGAACTGTGCTCCTCGAGTGTGTAAACGGAAATAATAACGCCGGATTAGAGGATTTGTTGTCGAATCTATTCAGGAACATGCTGTCGAGAGGAATGTTTCCAAGCTATGAGAATTTTTCAAAAAGAAACAAATTTCAGAAAATGGTGTTCCTGAATGAATTTTCGCATGATCTGGAAACATGGCGGCAATTGCTTGGCGAAAAGGAAGCCCGAATAGAGGATGTTGTCTATCCGGATATTGGAAATCCGTGGGGTGTGAAATTTGGTGAAGGGCTGATCCCGTACGGTGTTTTTCGTCATCATTATTATTCGAAATTGTTTTCTGAGTTGTTGGGGGACATCGCCCGCCCAGTGGTTGCGGAAATTGGCTGCGGGTATGGCGCATTTGCGAGGTATCTGCTCAAAGAGAAAAAAGAGCTCGCCTACATTGGATTTGATTTGCCCGAGATTGTGTTGGTCCTTTCTTATTTCTTGTTGAACTGCTTTCCCGATAAGAAATTTATTTTGTTTGGGGAAAAGGAAGGGGAAAATATAAGTATGACGGACATCGAAAAGAATGATTTGATCTTGATGCCGATTTCCGCCCTTCCGTCGCTCGCGGGAAACAGTGTGGATTTGTTCCTCAATACGAGAAGTTTCAGTGAAATGGACTATGTTCAGGTGGAAACCTACCTGAACGAAATCTCCCGAGTCTGCCGTGGGTATTTTTTTCACGAAAACAGTGCGTCCCCGATTTCGAAAGGAGAACATTTTGAAGTCGTTGCCTCGGAATTTCCTGTAGACATGAAAACCTTCAAATTGCTTTATCATTCCATCTCCCCCTGGGTTGTCGGCGGGGGGAGATATCAGGAATTTTTGTACGGATCTCGGCGAGAGGATGGGTAG